The Falco rusticolus isolate bFalRus1 chromosome 5, bFalRus1.pri, whole genome shotgun sequence genome has a segment encoding these proteins:
- the RASSF8 gene encoding ras association domain-containing protein 8 has protein sequence MELKVWVDGVQRIVCGVTEVTTCQEVVIALAQAIGRTGRYTLIEKWRDTERHLAPHENPIVSLNKWGQYASDVQLILRRTGPSLSERPTSDSVARIPERTLYRQSLPPLAKLRPPGDKSMKRREPKRKSLTFTGGAKGLMDIFGKSKESEFKQKVLNNCKTTADELKKLIHLQTEKLQCIEKQLESNEAEIRYWEQKYNSSLEEEILKLEQKIKRNEVEIEEEEFWENELQIEQENEKQLKEQLQEMRQRILECESKLKDYVSQIHNMESGLEAEKLQREVQESQVNEEEVKEKIEKVKGEIDIQGQQSLRLENGIKAVERSLGQATKRLQDREQELEQLTKELRQVNLQQFIQQTGTKVTVLPADPVEVEAPHVELEREPTFQSGSLKRPGSSRQLPSNLRILQNPLSSGFNPEGIYV, from the exons ATGGAGCTCAAAGTATGGGTGGACGGAGTCCAGAGAATTGTGTGTGGGGTCACCGAAGTCACAACATGCCAGGAAGTTGTCATAGCCCTTGCTCAGGCTATTG GTCGCACCGGCAGGTACACGCTGATCGAGAAATGGCGGGACACGGAGCGGCACCTGGCGCCGCACGAGAACCCCATCGTTTCGCTGAACAAGTGGGGGCAGTACGCGAGCGACGTGCAGCTGATCCTGCGCCGCACCGGGCCCTCCCTGAGCGAGCGGCCGACTTCGGACAGCGTGGCTCGCATCCCGGAGAGGACGCTGTACCGGCAGAGCTTGCCGCCCCTGGCCAAGCTGAGGCCGCCCGGCGACAAATCCATGAAGAGGAGGGAGCCGAAAAGGAAATCCCTCACCTTCACCGGGGGAGCCAAAGGGTTAATGGACATCTTTGGGAAAAGCAAGGAATCCGAGTTCAAGCAAAAGGTGCTCAACAACTGTAAAACGACTGCGGACGAGCTGAAGAAACTGATCCACCTCCAGACGGAGAAGCTTCAGTGCATTGAGAAGCAGCTGGAGTCCAACGAAGCTGAGATCCGCTACTGGGAACAAAAGTATAACTCCAGCCTGGAAGAAGAAATTCTCAAGCTAGAGCAGAAGATCAAAAGGAACGAAGTGGAGATTGAAGAGGAAGAGTTCTGGGAAAACGAGCTGCAGATTGAACAGGAGaatgaaaaacagctgaaggagcagctgcaggagatgaGGCAGAGGATCCTGGAGTGTGAAAGCAAGCTGAAGGACTACGTCTCTCAGATCCACAACATGGAAAGTGGCCTTGAAGCAGAAAAGTTGCAGCGGGAAGTCCAGGAGTCCCAAGTGAATGAAGAAGAGGTCAAGGAAAAGATCGAGAAGGTGAAGGGTGAAATTGATATTCAGGGCCAGCAGAGCCTGAGGTTGGAAAATGGCATTAAAGCTGTAGAAAGGTCTTTGGGCCAAGCTACCAAACGGTTACAG GACAGGGAACAAGAACTCGAGCAACTGACAAAGGAGCTACGACAGGTCAATCTCCAACAGTTCATCCAGCAAACGGGAACAAAGGTCACGGTGCTGCCAGCAGACCCTGTTGAGGTGGAGGCCCCGCATGTGGAGCTCGAGAGAG